The Pan troglodytes isolate AG18354 chromosome 19, NHGRI_mPanTro3-v2.0_pri, whole genome shotgun sequence region TCCCCTCCTAGGAGACAGAGGTGCAAAATAAACCCGCTTAAAGGGGAGGAGGCTAAAGGTTTCAGCCGCCCAGACCAAATGGATCCTGCGCCCGGGTCTGAGCGCACCCCCGGCCGGGTGGAGACGAGGGGCGAGGCGAGGCCAGTGCTCGGCCGCCCCCTCGTGGAAGGAGCCGCACATTGCCGAGCCTTGCCTACTTGCCGCGCTGGACCCCGGCGTCCCGCCAGCCTCCAAGCGTAGCCGACGGGCGGGTGCCCGAGGCCCTCGTGAGCTGGGATTGGGGGAAAGCGAGCGGGCTTTGGGCGGGAGTCCATCTCTCTGGATCCCTACAAGGACTCAGAAGAGAGTCGGGAGCGAGAGAGGCCGGACGCCTAGGTCTCCCGAGCGTCTCtcgcccctccacccccacctcggGGCTTTCCCCACCTCCTCGAGGGGAAGCAGCTGGCGGAGCCGTCCGGTCGCAGGACAATGGAAGGAAACCAACTAGAAATCATATCCGCCCTCTCCATACCCCGCCCGGCCAGAGCCCCCCTTTTTGTAGGCCCGGGTAGAGTAGCCTGTCATTCACACCACACCCCCCCCGTCTGAGACCCTACGGGAGCCCACTGTCGTCTGCCCAAACCTGCTGTCTCGTTGGGCTCCCCCTTTTCTCCCTTAACACAGtacaagagagggagagggggttGCCGTATGCACTTTGTCCTGCAGCAAAGGTTGGCTCCTGGCAAACCCTCCCAAAAGCCAACACACCAATTTTCACTGGCCCAGGCCTTCCGACGACTCAGACTCCCGTATTTCCAAACTCGATATCCCTAACCTCCTCCCCAATTCCAATATCCCCGTCCTCGTGTCCacttgcagtgacccaagaccCCCTACGTTACGACCACCCCTTGTTTCTGAGGTCCCGCCCTCGAGACGGAGACCCCGCCCTGGGCTCGCCATCTGGAGAgcgagggaggaaggaaggatacAGACCCAGGCGttcaccccacctccacccccgcCCCCGACATCCCGGCCAGATAAAGGAGCCGAGGCCAAGAGGGGAGAGAGACCCCGCCCCCCTTAAGAAGAGAAGCCGCGGCCCCTGCAGGACGGGGGTAAGAACAAGAGACTGAGGGAGCCAGACTCCTGGGTCCCCCAAGAGGGTAGGAGCTTGTGTGGAGCTTGCCATCAGCAAGCCTGAGTCCCAGAAATTGGGCTAAACTAGGGATTGGGGACTAGATAGGAGTCGCAGAATTCCGTAGTTCGGGGAAGGGAGCCTCGGCTGGGATTTGGAGGTGTGTGGACGGCAGGCCGTGAGATCTCTAGGCAGGGTTGGACACCTGAGACACAGGCGCGCAGAGGGGAGTGGCGGTGCTGGAGGGGCACTGGGGGTCGAACCCAGGGCGATGGGCGCGGGATTCCCCACGCTCGCCAACGACGCCGCGGTGTGGAACCTTCAACTGGCTCCAAGCGCTGTGGGATCTGGAAGAGGCAAGGGAGCGAGGGTGTCGTAGAGGGCAGAATGAACAAGAATTAGGAGGGAGGCTGCGTGTGCCGGGGCCAGGGGCTGGAGGTCCTGGCTCTAGTTGCACCTCGGAAGGAAAAGGCAAACAGAGGAGGGAAGGCGTCTTAGGACTGCCTGGATCCAGAGCACTTTCCACGGCCTCTACAGGCCTGTGTCGCTATGGGTTCTCCCGCCGCCCCGGAGGGAGCGCTGGGCTACGTCCGCGAGTTCACTCGCCACTCCTCCGACGTGCTGGGCAACCTCAACGAGCTGCGCCTGCGCGGGATCCTCACTGACGTCACGCTGCTGGTTGGCGGGCAACCCCTCAGAGCACACAAGGCAGTTCTCATCGCCTGCAGGTTCgaggggtggggcctggggcGGGGCCAAATGGGAAAGGGGTGGGACCACAGGGCCGTTGAGAGGGAATCCGAAGCCAAGTCTTTCAGAAGCAGGAGGCGGAGCGTCCCAGAATTGGGGGCGGGGTGATAGTGAGGAGGCGGGACTTTTTAGGGGGCGGGGCTTCCTGAAGCTGCGCGTGTCTCCCTTGGTTCCCCAGCCCCCAAAGGACTTATCTGCTCTCTCTCTAGTGGCTTCTTCTATTCAATTTTCCGGGGCCGTGCGGGAGTCGGGGTGGACGTGCTCTCTCTGCCCGGGGGTCCCGAAGCGAGAGGCTTCGCCCCTCTATTGGACTTCATGTACACTTCGCGCCTGCGCCTCTCTCCAGCCACTGCACCAGCAGTCCTAGCGGCCGCCACCTATTTGCAGATGGAGCACGTGGTCCAGGCATGCCACCGCTTCATCCAGGCCAGGTGAGGGACCCTGGCTCGGCGTTCTCTGTGGGTGAGGTGTTAAGGGCAAAGGCAGAGTTTAGGAAATGGCACTAACGTTCATCACACTTTCCCCAGCTATGAACCTCTGGGCATCTCCCTGCGCCCCCTGGAAGCAGAACCCCCAACACCCCCAACGGCCCCTCCACCAGGTAGTCCCAGGCGCTCCGAAGGACACCCAGACCCACCTACTGAATCTCGAAGCTGCAGTCAAGGCCCCCCCAGTCCAGCCAGCCCTGACCCCAAGGCCTGCAACTGGAAAAAGTACAAGTACATCGTGCTAAACTCTCAGGCCTCCCAAGCAGGGAGCCTGGTCGGGGAGAGAAGTTCTGGTCAACCTTGCCCCCAAGCCAGGCTCCCCAGTGGAGATGAGgcctccagcagcagcagcagcagcagcagcagcagcagcagcagcagcagcagcagcagcagcagcagcgaagAAGGACCCATTCCTGGTCCCCAGAGCAGGTACAGAGTCTAGAACCTCAAGAATTTGTCAGAGCTGGCCTCAGCTAGAAGACAGAGTCATTGGGCCTTGATGGTCAGGAGGAAGGGAGATAGGTGGTGGGTTTCAGAGACACTAGCTCACCTTAAGGAGCTGGCCAGAGACCAGGTTTATTCAGCAGGGTGGCACTTGGGCAGTACAATGGATGTGGCTCATTGGTCAACAATATTGGCTCACCCTGAGAGGGCAGGCCTTTGGCTCCAAATTTCCCAGGAGagaacccccaccccccaaccgtACAATCTCTTTTAACCCTTTCCTTGCCATCTGCCTAGGCTCTCTCCAACTGCTGCCACTGTGCAGTTCAAATGTGGGGCTCCAGCCAGTACCCCCTACCTCctcacatcccaggctcaagacaCCTCTGGATCACCCTCTGAATGGGCTCGTCCACTACCGGGTAAGAGCCCCTCTTTCTTGGCTTTTCTCCCGTGACTGCTCCAGGCAAGTTTGTGCCAAAAACTCTCCCAGAAAGGCCTATTCCAATGGTTCCTAAACTTTATTACAAATTAGAATCACCTAGGAAGCTTTTAAATTCCCACTGCCCAGGTCACACTCCATAGATTAAAATATCTGGACATGGGACGAGTCATCAGTATTTTTCTAAAGCTCTCCCAGTGCTTCCAATGAGCAGCAAAGTTTGAGAATTTCTGGCCTATCCCCTTTCAGAGCTGAATGGTCAGCCCAAAGCTTGTCAGGGCCTCTCTGGCAGGCTGTCATTCAGAGTGGTGCAAGTGAGGAGGAgattttagccaggcatggtggctcatgcctgtaa contains the following coding sequences:
- the BCL6B gene encoding B-cell CLL/lymphoma 6 member B protein isoform X1 is translated as MGSPAAPEGALGYVREFTRHSSDVLGNLNELRLRGILTDVTLLVGGQPLRAHKAVLIACSGFFYSIFRGRAGVGVDVLSLPGGPEARGFAPLLDFMYTSRLRLSPATAPAVLAAATYLQMEHVVQACHRFIQASYEPLGISLRPLEAEPPTPPTAPPPGSPRRSEGHPDPPTESRSCSQGPPSPASPDPKACNWKKYKYIVLNSQASQAGSLVGERSSGQPCPQARLPSGDEASSSSSSSSSSSSSSSSSSSSSSEEGPIPGPQSRLSPTAATVQFKCGAPASTPYLLTSQAQDTSGSPSEWARPLPGSEFFSCQNCEAVAGCSSGLDSLVPGDEDKPYKCQLCRSSFRYKGNLASHRTVHTGEKPYHCSICGARFNRPANLKTHSRIHSGEKPYKCETCGSRFVQVAHLRAHVLIHTGEKPYPCPTCGTRFRHLQTLKSHVRIHTGEKPYHCDPCGLHFRHKSQLRLHLRQKHGAATNTKVHYHILGGP
- the BCL6B gene encoding B-cell CLL/lymphoma 6 member B protein isoform X4; translation: MGSPAAPEGALGYVREFTRHSSDVLGNLNELRLRGILTDVTLLVGGQPLRAHKAVLIACSGFFYSIFRGRAGVGVDVLSLPGGPEARGFAPLLDFMYTSRLRLSPATAPAVLAAATYLQMEHVVQACHRFIQASYEPLGISLRPLEAEPPTPPTAPPPGSPRRSEGHPDPPTESRSCSQGPPSPASPDPKACNWKKYKYIVLNSQASQAGSLVGERSSGQPCPQARLPSGDEASSSSSSSSSSSSSSSSSSSSSSEEGPIPGPQSRLSPTAATVQFKCGAPASTPYLLTSQAQDTSGSPSEWARPLPGSEFFSCQNCEAVAGCSSGLDSLVPGDEDKPYKCQLCRSSFRYKGNLASHRTVHTGEKPYHCSICGARFNRPANLKTHSRIHSGEKPYKCETCGSRFVQVAHLRAHVLIHTGEKPYPCPTCGTRFRHLQTLKSHVRIHTGEKPYHEPVTS
- the BCL6B gene encoding B-cell CLL/lymphoma 6 member B protein isoform X3; the encoded protein is MGSPAAPEGALGYVREFTRHSSDVLGNLNELRLRGILTDVTLLVGGQPLRAHKAVLIACSGFFYSIFRGRAGVGVDVLSLPGGPEARGFAPLLDFMYTSRLRLSPATAPAVLAAATYLQMEHVVQACHRFIQASYEPLGISLRPLEAEPPTPPTAPPPGSPRRSEGHPDPPTESRSCSQGPPSPASPDPKACNWKKYKYIVLNSQASQAGSLVGERSSGQPCPQARLPSGDEASSSSSSSSSSSSEEGPIPGPQSRLSPTAATVQFKCGAPASTPYLLTSQAQDTSGSPSEWARPLPGSEFFSCQNCEAVAGCSSGLDSLVPGDEDKPYKCQLCRSSFRYKGNLASHRTVHTGEKPYHCSICGARFNRPANLKTHSRIHSGEKPYKCETCGSRFVQVAHLRAHVLIHTGEKPYPCPTCGTRFRHLQTLKSHVRIHTGEKPYHCDPCGLHFRHKSQLRLHLRQKHGAATNTKVHYHILGGP
- the BCL6B gene encoding B-cell CLL/lymphoma 6 member B protein isoform X2 gives rise to the protein MGSPAAPEGALGYVREFTRHSSDVLGNLNELRLRGILTDVTLLVGGQPLRAHKAVLIACSGFFYSIFRGRAGVGVDVLSLPGGPEARGFAPLLDFMYTSRLRLSPATAPAVLAAATYLQMEHVVQACHRFIQASYEPLGISLRPLEAEPPTPPTAPPPGSPRRSEGHPDPPTESRSCSQGPPSPASPDPKACNWKKYKYIVLNSQASQAGSLVGERSSGQPCPQARLPSGDEASSSSSSSSSSSSSSSSSSSSSSEEGPIPGPQSRLSPTAATVQFKCGAPASTPYLLTSQAQDTSGSPSEWARPLPGSEFFSCQNCEAVAGCSSGLDSLVPGDEDKPYKCQLCRSSFRYKGNLASHRTVHTGEKPYHCSICGARFNRPANLKTHSRIHSGEKPYKCETCGSRFVQVAHLRAHVLIHTGEKPYPCPTCGTRFRHLQTLKSHVRIHTGEKPYHPPLRIWEDVRVKELIFRWIVPTWESWTAARLNT